The DNA sequence AACGTCATAAACGCGCAGACCATCCTGCCCCGCTGCCGTATATAGGTACTCTCCACGAAGCTGAATAGCGCGGGTGTTACCATCAACGCCGTGGTGTTCATGGCTCTCCTGCAGCTCAAGCCCCCTCTCCTGGTGCGCCTTAAAGTAGTCCGGATAGGCGTAGCGTTGTAGGTAACTTCCGATCACTGCCTGCGGCTCCTCCCACTCAGTCACCTGAACCCCAGCCACGCCCTGCTCACTCGTAGCAACCCAGGTATAGTACCCCATGAAATTAACGAAGTTAGTTCCTAAGAGAAGAAGCTGCGCCATGATGGCGTTGTTGTCGTTATCTTTAGAGATATGACAATCCTTACACCCCTTGGTCTCGGTGGTACGCACCGTATGGGGAAAATGTGGAGCAAAGGCCTGTGAGCTGTAGCCACCACCCGATGTGGGGGGTTGCTGGAAGTAGACCTTCTGTCGATTAGCATCGACGGAGCTTAGAATAAGTGCGCTCGATGAACGCACCGGCACTATCTTGCCGTTCTTGGCAGGGCCGTGCCGTCCAAGTTGATACATATCGTCACGCGCTACCTGTGGATTGTAACTCGCCCAGTTGCGGGTCTCCTTGCCCTCATAGTGATTGACCTTACTCTTCCAGTTAGCCTGTATAGGAAGGTGACATCCCCCGCACGCCGTGGTCCACGAGCTATGGCAGGCGAAACACGCCATCTCGCTATTGGGGTGTGCGAGCTTTGATTCAAATCCAGGCTTAGTTCCCTGCTGTGCTGCTGCGATCTTGTAGGTTTCAGCCCCCTCTGTGAGCTTCATAACTAGCTTCGCGTCGGCGGCCCGTTTATTATAATCACGACTCTCTGGATCTACGGAATCCCTGACCTGCTTAACGCGCCACTGCATGCCCTTTGTAACCATCGAGCGTTGATAGAGCTGATTATCTAGCCAAGCAAACTGGCTCTCTCCCCACGGAGTGCGCTTAACGGCGAGATCGTTTCCACCCGCAGGTGCCGCAGGTCCAGAGGTTTTAAGGGTTGCGCGTTTAGTTAGATCACCGTGACAATCCTCGCACCCGATCTCTACTGCCTGCGCTACCTCTCCGTAGATATTACCATCCCCGTGCGTATCCTGCCCAAAGTGACAATCAACACACTGCATACCAAAATCAACATGGATATCTTTTAGGTGCACAGCTTTTTTGAATTTATTAGGATCCTCGAAAGATACTAGCTTGCCATCCTTATCGAGTAGATGCCCCTTGCGATCGCGCTTATATACCGCTCTAAAGTTCCAGCCGTGTCCGTGATAGTCTGCAAACTGAGTTGTGTTTAATTCTGGATTAAGCTCACTAACCCGCTTTAAGAAATCCATATCGCTCCACTTGCCGCGAATAGCAGCCTCTTCGGGATTATGTTTAAGTGAGTTAAAGCTCTCCTCCATCGTCGGATAACGTTGCTTCTCAGGCCACATCTTTGGAGCGTCAGCTTCATAATCCCACATCGTGTAGCCGAGGTAGGTGTTTAAGAACATATTAGGCTGGTGCATATGGCACACCATGCACTGACTGGTCGGAATTGCTCGGGTAAAAACGTGCTTGAGGGGATGCCCCCCCTCATTCTTAGGAATAGTAGGATCGGTGGTTATAGATCTGCCATCGTGTCCATACTTAGCATAGGGCCCTGAGTGTAGCGGATCGCGATCATTTGCATAGACCGCGTGGCAGGCCGTGCATCCACTACTTCTATAGTCACCCGGATGATCGTTCGTTCCAAGAAAACTCAGGTGCGGATCGTTTAGGCGAGTCTTATGGATATTCAGCAGCGGCACAGCGATGCGTGCGCCAGTTCCAGGGCCACGATTTGAGGCCCTAATGTCCGGCCTTCCTGAATCCTCAAGGGAGTTCGGCAACCCAACCTCCGCGAACTGAGTCTTGTTAAATATTCCGCCCCGTTCAAAGACCCTAAATATATCTGCCGGTGGAAAGATCTCCCAGGTAGGAAGGGGCAGAAGCTTTTCAAGCACCCCACGCGCGCGCATCTGAGCCGTTAGGGGCCTTCCATCATGCACGAGAGAGGCTGGCTCTCCAGCCCGCGTGTAGCCCTCACCTAGCAGATAGCGCTTATTGGGCAAGAGTCCGTTATTGTACGCCGCCCCTCCAAAGAACATGGCAGAGGTTGTCATCAGGCTTTTTTTAACCGCCGTAACGATCTTAGCGTGACACCCTCCGCACGCTTCGGGAGCTGCGCGCAGGTCGCCTGGATTTACAAAGCGCACAAACTCAACCGGCTCCTTTATCAGCTCGGTATAGGAGTTTTTTGGATTAGCCGAGGACGGCCAGCTCTCTGGGTGCGTCGGCAAAACGTGCGCAAGCCTCTTTGCGTCCTGATAGGCGGGGTCATCCGTTTTTAGACCGTTTGCTCTAATAGTTGGGTCACCACCGTGACACTCGGCGCATCCGATCTGAACAGCTGGATTCTCATGCATCGTTGGGGCATCGGTCTTAACGTGGCAGTCGAGGCATCCCTTGCTACTCTCCTGCATCTTTTCAGTGGAGCCCCCGGGCTGCAGCACGTTCTTATAGCGCTCCTCTGCATTAACGCTCCTAGTGCAGCAGAGCTCTAATGTATTGGCCGATATAATAGCCACTACACAGACAATTAGGCAGGCGCGCATTAGAGCTATAGTTTGGGCTGCTATTCGTGGCTCTATCTTTTTCATCAAGCGTTAGTACTGAAAAATAAAATTAGTAAATGCATCGTAGTTCGTCTTATCACCGAAGAGGTTCTTCTGACCCTGTCCAGGTAATAATACCCCTACGCCGGTCCTAATCAGCACGTTATTGTTAAGGAAGGGACGATAGAGAAAGCCTACCGAAAGATCCACGCCGATATTCCTGCTAATAGAACCGTCCTGTCTTAGGTCCTGAATAACCGCTACCTGATCAAACTGCAGGAGGCTCGCATTTGTAATTAACTTAAGCTCAGGAAGAACCTCAACATCAACACCGAGGTTATACAGCCTTAGCCCTGGATTAACGAAATTTGATTGTCCAAGCTCCTTACCGGCTCTTAGATTTGGAAGAAGGCTATTTCGACTAACGAGGTTTACTCCACCACCACCGATAAACGGTATCGCCTCACGCTGAAAGAAGGAGAGATCGCCCCCTGCAAAGTTTGGATTATCAAAGATGGCGTCGAATCCATTGGCCTGACCATCATACGGGTCATCATCGCCCGAGGCCCAGAAGCATGAGGCGCGAATACGAACGAAGTCTATATCGTACGAGATCTCCTGCGCGAACATTGCTGCGTTAATATTAACCTGCCTACCTGCGATCTGATTGTGACTCTCTGAGCCGGTCACATAATAGAACTGCGTCGTTGTATTCACCCGACCGAGATGCCCATCTCCTCCGACACCGAGATACGTTGAGTATATATTCTTATCGCGCTGGTCGCCGAGGGCACCTGGCCGCACAAGAAAGTTGTTATTATCGTACTTAGCGCCCTCATCCCCCGCCGTGTCTGCGCGGTAAACAACGCTAAAAAGCATAGTGTGCCCAAGCGCAAGCGCATCCTGACGAAACATATTTGCTACAAAAATATCCTCATGTCGGTCAGTAAAGGTGGTGTTAATACCTGAGTTTGTATCCTTATCGAGCCGCGAGAATCCAGCCAAATTAAACTGAGTCTTATTATCATCGTAATTTCCAAACAACCGCACCCCAGGCTCATTATCATTAAATAAGAACCCTCTAAAATCTGCATTGAACTGCTGTATACCGATGCGACTAGATACGAAATCATACCGTTCAGAGAGGTTCGCCAGATGCACATCGGCGAAGAGCTCCTGAAATCCGATGGCGCTATCGGAACGAACGTTTCCGTATCCAGGATCGGCCTTAACGATTCCGTCCTCATTTGCCGTAAGGTTATTAAAGTTAAATATCGGCGCGATACGGATCTCAAGGTCGGGGGGCTTAAAGGAGGTGTTGCCCTTAATAATACTGAGCGAGGCGATCACGTTCTGTGTGAAGAAGCTCTGGTCCCCGTCGCCAAATACGTTATTGCTGTTTGGCCTCTTAGTGGATGCGCCCCCAACGGAAACTGGCAACCGTCGCACCTCAAACATCGAGTCGGAGATGATAGAGAGCTCAGTAAACCAATCCTCGCCCGGCGTGCCGAATACCGGCAGGTCACCCTTAAGCACGTTCTGATTGTACGGGTCGTATAACCTCCCCACATAGAACATCCTCCAACGATCGGGGATCGCCACGAAGTCAGATGCTGAGTTCTCTATCGGGGGTATAGATTCATAGATATAATTGGGAAATGTAGGTGTCTCCTTATCAGGGAATCTTCTCGGCAGATCCTCCTCATAAATTGTATCCGCTGCCCCTTGCGGCTCCTTTTCATCGGCAAAAGCCCCGGGGGGAATAGAACAAAGGACCAACACCGAAAACACTGCGAGGCGCTGAATGTAGGTCAATAACCCCACCGATACCCCTCCTCTCTTACGAGGATCTGAAGCACGGGCTTGCCCCATCTATCTTATCCCTCACCACAGACGTTCTGCTCGTTATCCCTAATGAACGGCGCCTCGGGGCAGTTCACATAGCGTAATCGAAGCTGCGCTTGTGGCAGATCGATCTGATCGGCGCGCATCTCTAGCGGCGCATTAAATCCGAGATCGGCATCTCCAGTAGTTGTATGTCCAGCATAATCTAGCCCACGACGACTTGCGCCGTAGAACGCAACGAGATCGTCCTGATCAATTCCATCTCCACTCACCCCTATAGCGCCTATCAGCACACCTCCTCGATAAAGGGGCACAGCGCCCGGGAAGATCTGCATGCCGTTTCTTAGTCGGTTCCCAAAGGCAGCGCTATTAGCACAGTTCCCTGGAACAGAGCCTGGGTGCATAATAGGCCCAGCTAATCCGCCAAATACAAGGTCTAACGAGAGTCCGGTATTAAATACGCTCCAACTCACTCCGGGTGCTGTGCCTGGAAATGGTAGAGAGAACGGCCCGTTGGGACTGCCATTAATTCCATCGGGAAAGAATGGGCGCGCCAAGTTTCCGATCGAGCGATTAGCAAAAGCTATCGAACCATCGAGACTCCTCCCCGTAAATGTAGCAAAGAGTGTCGCATAGTTTACAGGGATTCCCGCAGCGAGCTTCGCTCCAGCATCAGCGGAGCTTATAAAGGCTGCAGCACGCGCTTTTTGAAGCGAGACATCGATACCAAAGACCGGCGCATCCGTTGAACGAATAAATCCAAGCGGTTCTCCAAGCTGATCAACGACGAAGACCGAGACCCTTGCCGCGGTATCGCGTGGGGTACGGATAGCGGCGCGCGTACGGTTCGCCGTTAAGATTGCAGAATCAAGGAGCGCGTCAACCTCTTCCACCTGAAGCTGCACGCCGCCAGCTAGCGCGCGCCCTGCGCGCGTAGGGTACCGTCCGATTAGCACAGCGACGGGAATACCGGCGCGAACCGTGTTGGCAACTCCGGAGCCCCCCGTTCCAAAAACAGTACCTGCCTTAATACCACCTGAGGTATACGAGGGCTCTGATTTAATGGAAGCTAGCTCAAGCTGATCAAGCTCCGCCTGTGTCTCTAGCTCAGAGTAACTAATGTCAGAGAAGCGGAGCGAGCGCCCCGCGAGCGATATATTATCAGCTACACGTTGCGCTGGGGCCTCAAAGCTAACACTTGCTGCCAGCGCCACGCGCTCCTCGGGGGCATCGTCGTAGTCTTGGATATCTCGGTCTATAGTATAGAGCCCATCGAATTCAATTCCTACGCCACCAACTAGATCTCCGTTTTTATAGAGCGGAATCCCTCCAGGATCGGCCGAGAGCCCAAGCGGCATAGGACGCGGACCGGCCCCACCGTTAGCGAGGGTAACATCCCCACAGATCAGTTGTGAAAACTGAACCCCAAAGAGCGGACCACCGGGCTGGCTAGTCTGACCGGGAAGGTAGTTCTCCTGAATAATCTGGCCCGCTGTTCTGCTCGAGAAGGCGTTTCCCTGACTGCTGAGATACGCCCCAGTGCCGGCTTTTGAGATCGCAGCAAGCGTTGCCTGAACAACGAGCCCCTCAAGTCCTCCATTCGCCCCCACCTGGCCATTAATCGTTGTGGTTAGCGGTGCACCCTGCATCTGATAAAGGGCGAGCACGTTTCCGGTCCGATCAACGACGGAGAATGTTCCTGCGGAGCCAAGGCTACGGGTGGCGGTAACGGCCTGCCTTAGAATAAGGGTTACATCGGCTACTGAGAGGGATTGATTAGGGCAGCTTCCATCGCAATTAAAGTTGGCTCCACCTGAACCGCCGCTCCCGGATTCACTACCGCCACCACTACCCCCACATGCTGAAAGTATGGCAAGCGAGGTTAGTATGCCCAAAAAACTTTTATGGCTCATCAACAAACATCCTTCTATCTGGTTAATCCGTGCAGAAACTCAACGATATCTTGCTTCCTTTGCTCTGGAAACCCAAGAGCATCGTGGTAGGAGTGACACTCGACGCACCCCGACTTAACGAAGCCGACTCGCTGCTCCTGGGCGTGGCACTCCTGGCAGAGCTTCTTACCTGGGATCAACAGATCTGTCGTTTTAGTGGAGGTGCGGGTCTTATCGTGACACGACTCGCAGCTAAACTCCTCATGCGCCCCGTGGCTAAAGCGAGCTGCCGTAAACCAGACCTCAGGGATATTCGGTTTTACTACCGTATAGTGCGAGTTGGTGTCGGAACGTTCAGCCTCTAGCTTCTCAGAATATGTATGACACAAAAAGCACCCAGTTTTAGTGAATAGCTCGCGCTCGGCTGTTCGGGCACTCTGTGCAATCAGCTCTATGTTAACCGGCAACTCAGGAGATGCCTCAGTTACTGCGCCATCTGGAATGCGTCGCTGCATTTCGTTTGAGGTCTCAGGTAAGCCCTGACCATCTTTTAACAGGAGCAGCTTCGTATACTCGGTAAAGAGTGCGGGATAAATCGCCTCAGAATCCCCATGCGGAACCTCTACGTTGGGTAACTGCTCATCAAAGCCTAGTGAGTGACAATCACGACAATGCTTGTCAAAACTAATAGGTTTAAGTCTCTTAAAGTTAGCGTTTAGCTCGTGGCAGGCGTTACACTCTAGCGTTAGCGGACCATCCTTGCCCCGAAGCCCTGCTTTTAAGTGCACCTCGTGATTAAGCTTAATCTGCGAACTATCCACTGCCTTAACAGTATCATCCAAACTCACCCTAGAGGTCACTCCACTAGTATCCGTAACGTTAATTCGAAACTGCGGGTGGTTAGCAAAGCTAGCAACATTCTCAACCGTTGCATCAGTTTTTAAACCGGTCATATCTGCATGACAACTTACACAGAACCCCGGATCGTGCGATATCAGACCGCGGTCACCTTCGTGCTCAATATGACATTCGCCGCAACGTGATTTGAGCTCCGGATGGTGCTGATTAAAGCTCTCTATTCCCTTAGCATGTTCAGTCATCGCATGGCAGCTCAAACACTCCCTATCCTGCACCTGCATAAAAGGCTCGGCGTGACATTTTTTACAGTCGGCTTCTATCAGCTTATGTGAGTTTGAGATCGGGCCACTACTCCACGACTCCATCCTCTTGGAGCTGAGCGGAAACACAAAGAGTATTCCGGTGCAGACTAGAGTAACTCCCCATATTAAACCCCTCATGCTCGGTAGATACGACTCAACCCTAAGGCTCTTAAGCAGCTTTGAGCCATCCTCGTGCTGCTTACCCTCCTCTACCGGCTTAATAATATGTATCAACTCAACAACGTCGTCGTCTGCTATCCGTATGCGTAGCTCTATATCTCCTAGTTGAATAAGATCGTTATCCTGTAGCGCTGTTTGCGCAACGCGGCTGCCGTTAACTCGCACCCCGGCCAGAGAGCCCAGATCTAAGACCTGCAGGCTTCCTGCCTCCCTCCCTGCCTTCCAGATAAACTTGGCGTGAACTAGGGAGACCCGCTTGCTGAGAAATATAAGGTGCGAATCCCCGCCACGACCAAGCACCAACTCACTCTGTGCATAGTCTGTCGCTAAGCGCTCAGTCGATCCGTTTAGATTCTGTTTTTCTTGAACGTACCTAAATATCATCTGTTACCGCAGAAAAAACACCGCAAAGATATGCACAGCCAGCGCGACGCATAACACAACTGAAACCGGGACATGCACGTAAAGCCAGATCTTAAGCAGGGCCTTAATACGAGCCTGCTCGATCAATCCACTAAGGATGCTGCGCTTATAATCAAGCATTCCGAGCATACCAACTGCATCGTTATGCTCCGACTCAGGGATCTCTGTTAGCAAGGCTGCCACAATTTGCTGATCGAAAACTGGCAGCTTAGTTAGTTTAAGAAGAGCGCGCAGCCCCACCTTAAATGGAAGATCAAATCTATTAAGGAGCGCCAGAAACTGTTCGCTCTTCTGTACGCAGAGCGCCTCTATCTGCTCGTTGAGAGCGTCTATCTGCTCAATCAACGCAAGGTCCTTAACTCCGCCGCGGTGCGCCGTAATCCTTCCTGATAACACTGCGTAATTCGCCGCCCCCCAGATGCCACTTACGATCGTCAACACCATACTTACGTACGCCAAGGTATGAACATTTACTCCAAAGCTAAAACCAGCATGCAGCGGCACCAGTAACAACAACCCGATCCCGATCCAGACATGCGCCGCGAGCCAGCCCTCTACTGTCCCTAAGGAAGATCCGTAGGCGCGTTTGCGAATCCCGTAAGCCATCAGCCAAATAACTCCGATAGTTGAGATAATACCGAACGTATAGCCGACGGTTGTGCCGCCGTTAGGCCCACCAACCGGAGTATCAACGATATAAACCACCGTACAGAGCAGCAACGCTATCAGGGTGAACCACAGCCACTTGAAGTTACGATAAGTAATGAAGTTCTCCTGTACCACTATTCCCTCTTTGAGCTAACTATCTGCATTAATTTTGTAGAGTTGACGCGCATCGCCGCTCCGGTTGGACAGGCCCTGACGCATGCCGGCCCACCGCTTAGTTCGTAACACATATCGCACTTGGCGGCCTTGGCAGGTCCCTTCACCTTCTTTTTTAAGCCAAGCATCTCTAGCAACGAGAACCCTTTGCTCGTATCGTCATAGACCATCATAATAACTCCGTACGGGCAGTTGCTTACGCAGTTACCACAACCGATACATGAATCACGGATTACGATCTCCCCATTTGGCAGCCGGGTCAGAGCGTCTGGTGGACAATCGAGCATGCAGAGTGGATTCTCGCAGTGGCGGCATGAGATCGGAACCTGAATAGAGGCGAAGCTCTTGCCACCTTTGCGATCAAGCCTACTATATCCATTGTGAGTTGCGGCGCAGGCAGCTTCGCAGTGATCGCATCCGATACATAGGTCTGAGTCTATCAGGAGCACGTTCTCGGCATCTGAGAGTCCCTCCTTCATCATAAAATCAAGCATCGCGCCCGATTCCTCATTCAAATTCAACATCGTGTTCTGTATCTTTCTCTGATCCGCTATCTGTACGATGCTGCGTTTAACATCGGGAAACTCCGCTAGTAGTTCAAGTACATCGCCCTTTTGAAGAACTATTGTATCGCATGCCACTGCGGCAGTAACCGTAGCGGAGCGCGCTGTTGGAGCCTCCATGATCACCGCCATCTCACCAACAAATCGACCTGCTGGCACATAGGTCTGCGCCACATCAACACCGTTGTGATTAAAGCGCGAAACCTTAACGGACCCTTTGCGAATTACGTAGAGCGCCTCGCCGATATCGCCCTCCTTAAAGAGCACCTCGCCCCTCTTGAAGCTCTTCATCTTGGCTTTCGTAACGAGCACCTCAAGGAACGAGAGGGGCACCTCGGGAAAGATCGAGAGCCGCAGGGCGCGTAACATAAAGAGTTCATCCAGGGCGCGCTTAACCGAGTTGATCGATGCGATCAGTTTAAGCATCTGCTTACGGGGCGTCTCAAGTAAGAGTGTGCCTACCTCAGCCGCCCGAACGGTTGCAACACGCCTACGCCCGGAGAGTAGTCCCATCTCTCCAAAGAACTGCCCCTGCGAGAGCTTTACCTTATGTGTTGGATCGATCTCAATCTCAACGCTTCCAGAGATAACGCTCCAGAATGAGTCGCTGTAGTCATTCTTTAGGAATATAATATCGCCTGGGCCCTGCAGGTGCAGGGTAGAGTCAATCGCCATCTCTCGCATCTGTGGAACACTGAGCTCCTTAAAGAGCGGAAGATTTTGTGTAATCTTCGGGAAGTTCTGCTGAAAGGCCCCGGGCAGATGCGCGAATCGCTCCTCAAGCATAGCTTGATCTGCGGGCTCCACCGGCTCGCCTCGAATATGCTCTATAACCTCATAGCCTTGGTTGATCGCCTGCTTAATTAGGGGATACCCGATCAAAGCTCCCAGAATATAGAGGCCCGCTACATTTGATTCATAGCGCTCGTTTACGACCGGAAGTGCCGTTGGCTCTGCGTTGGGAAGGGCTACCCCTATAGACTCAAGGAATTTTCTGGGGGGGATAGATCCAAGCCGAGCTATTATATGGTCGCACGGAACTGAAACCTCCCCCTCGGGGGTATCAATGAAGGTGGTCCCTAGCTCTACGCGCGCCACCGTAGCGTCGTAGAAGCAGCGAACTATCCCCTTAGCGATAGCGCTCAGGATAAGCTTTGCATTGGCATCCTTAGCACGCGCAAATCCGTCACCACGATTAACGAGTGACACGGTATTTGTGTTAGCCAGTGCAAGTGCATTCTCGATAGCGGCATCACCGGCTCCAACAACGATGATATTTTTAGCGCTAAAGGCCTGCGGATCGGCGAGCGTATAGGCGATATGCGCCAGATCGTCCCCAGGAACTCCTAGCTTTCTCGGGGAGCCCTGCACGCCTATCGTAAGAACTACCTGTTTTGCTGTGCATAGTGTGCCCTGGTAGTGGATCTCAAAGAGCTCCCCAACCTTTTCAAGTTTATTAACCTCGGCCCTGATCAGATTAACCTGGTGTTGCTCAAGGTCGTGCTGAAACTCCTCAAGCACCTTTTCCCGACTCCCTGCATCAAAACGGCATCTCGCTCTAAGGGGGAGCCTCTGCGGTTCGGCCATTACGTACTTACGCAGCTGATAATCGTAGATAGTGTTTGCTATCTGGCTCTTCTCAAACAGAATATGGGGTATCTTATGAAAAGCGGCGCTAGTTGCCGCTGCAATTCCAGCAGGACCGGCTCCAATAATGGCGATTTCAAAGTGTTGTGGCATAACAACTAGAGGGCTCTTCTGAGGGGTGCAGTATAACTTTTTGACTATAATTTCCAGGATCATTTGATGCAATTTAAATCGGTATGGCCCCGCACGTTATGAAACGCTACCCTACAGAAAGAGATCTAAAATGCTCGTAAAACGTCTTTACATTATCGCCCTGTTTAGCTGGCTGGCTGCCGTTCCATGCCTGCCGCTCTTAGCTGAGCCAGGCGCTGTAAAACAGGGCGCAAAATACCTTGGAACAGGCTCGTGCTCATCCTCTAACTGTCACGGCAGCGCCCATCCATTAAAGGGCTCAGATGTTCTACAAAATGAATACTATACCTGGACCAAGCACGACCAACATTCTAGGGCCTATAGCAACCTAATAAGCCCTGATGCCAGGCGTATGACGTCCCTCCTCGGCCTTAGTGCGCCAAACAAGGAGCCGCTCTGTCTTAGTTGTCACACGACCTATGTTCCAGAGCAGTCTAGGCGGGGTGAGAGGTTTCAGATTGAGGATGGCGTTTCATGTGAGTCGTGTCACGGCGCAGCTGAAAATTGGCTTGAATCACATGCGGTCACAGGCGCCACCCATAAAGAGAATCTAGCACACGGATTAACCGATATCGCACAGCTCAGTCAACGTGCGACCCTCTGCCTCTCCTGCCACTACGGAGACGAAGAGAAGCGCGTCACGCACGACCTCTACGGAGCGGGGCATCCGCGCCTTAGCTTTGAGCTCGACACCTTCGGAATACTTCAACCGAGGCACTGGGTCGTGGATCAGGACTATATAAAGCGCAAATCTCAGTACGTGCCGTTGCTAGCGTGGTTCGCCGGACAGTCAACTCATGCGCAGAGTCTGATAAAGATGCTCCAATCTCAAGCCAGAACGATGGACGGCGCATTGCCGGAGCTTGCCTTGTTTGACTGTTTTTCATGTCACCATAGCCTCGCTGAGCAGCAGTGGAAGCACCAGACATACGGGGGCAAGCCTGGCCAACTGCAGATTAATCTTGCTCCTCTTCTTATGCTACAGTGGTCGCTAAAGGCCTTGGATCCAAAGCTCGCAGCTACCCTTGGGGAGCAGGTAGCTATCCTGCATACATCAGATGGAACGGCAGCCTCACAGGAGGCGCTCACACAACTTACAGAGCTTCTTACCAAGCAGGTGCAACCGTTAATCTTATCTGCACCAGTTGACTACCAACTGTGCAAAGGGGTTTTGCAGCAACTGAGTTTATTCGCCGTAACGACCCCCTTTCCAAAGTATGAGGTAGCAGAGCAGATCGGTATGGGAATTCAGGCCACCCTAGCCTCCTCTTCACAGCTCGCTAAGGAGTATAAGTCGGAGCTCGACAAGCTCTTTAAAACCCTTTCGCAACCAACGAACTTTAAGAGTGAGCGCTTTACGGCAGCAGCAACTAAGCTGCAGCGCTCGATTCGATAAGGATCTACGACTATGTCTCCGTTTATCCCGTCTCCCTTTATTCCGTATCCCTCGATTCCCCTGCAATTTGATGAAATAACCCTGCTTTACCTACGGGAGCTGCGCACGGTTTATCCTACGACCGAGGATGCTCTCGCTAAGATAGCGCTGCTCTCGGCTACCCTGACCCTACCAAAGGGTACGATACATGTGATTAGCGATGTGCACGGTGAGTATAAGAAGCTGCGACACGTTGTTAATAATGCATCGGGCTCCCTCAAGCCCCTCGTTTCAGATCTCTTCACTAAGACCCTCTCAGAGCAGGAGCAGCTTCGACTTTTAAGCTTTATCTACTATCCACGTGAATCGTTTCTATTTTATTGCAACGATTCCGTATCATCTGAACAACGGCGTGAGATCGTTAGTTTAAACCTTAGTGCTATGCTTCAGATCGTTAGAGCGCTGGCTACAAGCTATCCGTTACATGAGGTAGCCGAGCTCCTTCCTCAACACTATCTACAACTCTTCCGAGAGCTAATCCTAAGCCCCCAGTTTAATCGTAGCCCGGAGCATTTCAGCTCTATACTTGAATCATTTATCTCACACGGTCGTGAGCTTGACCTGCTCAGGCTTACGGCACGCATCATCCGGAATTTGGCGATCGAT is a window from the Pseudomonadota bacterium genome containing:
- a CDS encoding multiheme c-type cytochrome; this translates as MKKIEPRIAAQTIALMRACLIVCVVAIISANTLELCCTRSVNAEERYKNVLQPGGSTEKMQESSKGCLDCHVKTDAPTMHENPAVQIGCAECHGGDPTIRANGLKTDDPAYQDAKRLAHVLPTHPESWPSSANPKNSYTELIKEPVEFVRFVNPGDLRAAPEACGGCHAKIVTAVKKSLMTTSAMFFGGAAYNNGLLPNKRYLLGEGYTRAGEPASLVHDGRPLTAQMRARGVLEKLLPLPTWEIFPPADIFRVFERGGIFNKTQFAEVGLPNSLEDSGRPDIRASNRGPGTGARIAVPLLNIHKTRLNDPHLSFLGTNDHPGDYRSSGCTACHAVYANDRDPLHSGPYAKYGHDGRSITTDPTIPKNEGGHPLKHVFTRAIPTSQCMVCHMHQPNMFLNTYLGYTMWDYEADAPKMWPEKQRYPTMEESFNSLKHNPEEAAIRGKWSDMDFLKRVSELNPELNTTQFADYHGHGWNFRAVYKRDRKGHLLDKDGKLVSFEDPNKFKKAVHLKDIHVDFGMQCVDCHFGQDTHGDGNIYGEVAQAVEIGCEDCHGDLTKRATLKTSGPAAPAGGNDLAVKRTPWGESQFAWLDNQLYQRSMVTKGMQWRVKQVRDSVDPESRDYNKRAADAKLVMKLTEGAETYKIAAAQQGTKPGFESKLAHPNSEMACFACHSSWTTACGGCHLPIQANWKSKVNHYEGKETRNWASYNPQVARDDMYQLGRHGPAKNGKIVPVRSSSALILSSVDANRQKVYFQQPPTSGGGYSSQAFAPHFPHTVRTTETKGCKDCHISKDNDNNAIMAQLLLLGTNFVNFMGYYTWVATSEQGVAGVQVTEWEEPQAVIGSYLQRYAYPDYFKAHQERGLELQESHEHHGVDGNTRAIQLRGEYLYTAAGQDGLRVYDV
- a CDS encoding heme-binding protein yields the protein MSHKSFLGILTSLAILSACGGSGGGSESGSGGSGGANFNCDGSCPNQSLSVADVTLILRQAVTATRSLGSAGTFSVVDRTGNVLALYQMQGAPLTTTINGQVGANGGLEGLVVQATLAAISKAGTGAYLSSQGNAFSSRTAGQIIQENYLPGQTSQPGGPLFGVQFSQLICGDVTLANGGAGPRPMPLGLSADPGGIPLYKNGDLVGGVGIEFDGLYTIDRDIQDYDDAPEERVALAASVSFEAPAQRVADNISLAGRSLRFSDISYSELETQAELDQLELASIKSEPSYTSGGIKAGTVFGTGGSGVANTVRAGIPVAVLIGRYPTRAGRALAGGVQLQVEEVDALLDSAILTANRTRAAIRTPRDTAARVSVFVVDQLGEPLGFIRSTDAPVFGIDVSLQKARAAAFISSADAGAKLAAGIPVNYATLFATFTGRSLDGSIAFANRSIGNLARPFFPDGINGSPNGPFSLPFPGTAPGVSWSVFNTGLSLDLVFGGLAGPIMHPGSVPGNCANSAAFGNRLRNGMQIFPGAVPLYRGGVLIGAIGVSGDGIDQDDLVAFYGASRRGLDYAGHTTTGDADLGFNAPLEMRADQIDLPQAQLRLRYVNCPEAPFIRDNEQNVCGEG
- a CDS encoding FHA domain-containing protein, which produces MIFRYVQEKQNLNGSTERLATDYAQSELVLGRGGDSHLIFLSKRVSLVHAKFIWKAGREAGSLQVLDLGSLAGVRVNGSRVAQTALQDNDLIQLGDIELRIRIADDDVVELIHIIKPVEEGKQHEDGSKLLKSLRVESYLPSMRGLIWGVTLVCTGILFVFPLSSKRMESWSSGPISNSHKLIEADCKKCHAEPFMQVQDRECLSCHAMTEHAKGIESFNQHHPELKSRCGECHIEHEGDRGLISHDPGFCVSCHADMTGLKTDATVENVASFANHPQFRINVTDTSGVTSRVSLDDTVKAVDSSQIKLNHEVHLKAGLRGKDGPLTLECNACHELNANFKRLKPISFDKHCRDCHSLGFDEQLPNVEVPHGDSEAIYPALFTEYTKLLLLKDGQGLPETSNEMQRRIPDGAVTEASPELPVNIELIAQSARTAERELFTKTGCFLCHTYSEKLEAERSDTNSHYTVVKPNIPEVWFTAARFSHGAHEEFSCESCHDKTRTSTKTTDLLIPGKKLCQECHAQEQRVGFVKSGCVECHSYHDALGFPEQRKQDIVEFLHGLTR